The Pyrus communis chromosome 9, drPyrComm1.1, whole genome shotgun sequence genome has a segment encoding these proteins:
- the LOC137744754 gene encoding protein MIZU-KUSSEI 1-like — translation MTKINALHRFLLPCFSPTSAKSTRSATVAPKKRLSTSLSDDLDDINAAAAKALDPQDQDSQSSTSPTPQNDVVSVVLPRQPGPSKSMVIGTIFGHRRGHVWLCIQHDRRSTKPTVLLELSVSTHQLVNEMQLGLVRVTLECNESDRPQLIDCPLLTVPIWTVHCNGRKFGFAARRKASEKVKLMLKLMQSMTVGAGVMPAGFALGSEAESHQEVMYMRANYDHVVGSADSESFHLINPDQCPSQELSVFLLRSRHS, via the coding sequence ATGACCAAGATCAACGCCCTCCATCGATTTCTTCTCCCCTGCTTCTCCCCTACCTCCGCGAAATCCACCCGCTCCGCCACCGTCGCCCCCAAGAAACGCCTCAGCACGTCCTTGAGCGACGACCTGGACGACATCAACGCCGCCGCCGCCAAAGCCCTAGACCCCCAGGACCAAGATTCCCAATCTTCCACCTCGCCCACCCCCCAAAACGACGTCGTCTCGGTGGTTCTGCCCCGGCAGCCCGGCCCCTCGAAATCCATGGTCATCGGCACAATCTTCGGCCACCGCCGCGGCCACGTGTGGTTGTGCATCCAGCACGACCGCCGCTCCACCAAACCCACCGTCCTCCTCGAGCTCTCGGTCTCGACCCACCAGCTCGTCAACGAGATGCAATTGGGGCTCGTGCGCGTGACCCTCGAGTGCAACGAGTCGGACCGGCCCCAGCTCATTGATTGCCCGCTCCTGACCGTCCCCATTTGGACCGTTCACTGCAACGGCCGCAAATTCGGGTTCGCGGCGAGAAGAAAAGCGAGCGAGAAGGTGAAATTGATGCTGAAGCTGATGCAGTCGATGACGGTCGGAGCCGGGGTAATGCCGGCTGGGTTCGCCCTTGGGTCGGAGGCGGAGTCGCATCAGGAGGTGATGTACATGAGGGCGAATTACGATCACGTGGTGGGGAGCGCTGACTCGGAGTCGTTTCATCTGATTAACCCGGATCAGTGTCCGAGTCAAGAACTCAGTGTCTTCCTGCTCCGGTCCAGGCACTCTTGA
- the LOC137744720 gene encoding autophagy-related protein 8C-like gives MYEPRSIDAWKLRQRKPDRVPVWVEKDPSSGIRDIGPKKYHVLGDIPLGEFVSYIRFTIRKHGYAWKKPMFVYFKNTEPPIETLMAAVDEKNKDEDGFLHITYSGKERGGWTN, from the exons ATGTACGAACCACGGAGTATAGATGCATGGAAATTGAGGCAGAGGAAACCAGATCGCGTACCA GTTTGGGTGGAGAAGGATCCGAGCAGTGGCATTCGTGACATTGGCCCAAAGAA ATACCATGTCCTTGGTGATATACCTCTGGGAGAGTTTGTTAGTTATATTCGGTTTACGATCAGGAAGCATGGATATGCATGGAAAAAGCCTATGTTTGTCTATTTTAAGAACACGGAACCTCCCATTG AGACCTTGATGGCTGCAGTCGATGAGAAAAACAAGGATGAAGACGGATTCCTTCACATCACCTACAGTGGAAAAGAGAGAGGAGGCTGGACCAACTGA
- the LOC137746160 gene encoding putative receptor protein kinase ZmPK1 has translation MEVLKLLVLSLFAATVGRSQAGLIGLQSLRPGSSLTVEEEGDFLVSPNGTFSAGFYRVGSNASCYSIWFTKSANKTVVWMANRDSPVSVRGSKLTFHRNGNLVLTDGVGSIIWSTNTLSNTGLEARLLETGNLVLLNQEKKVIWQSFDFPTDTLLPSQKFVKNTTLVSMRSQGTYLSGFYNFKFDDNNVLYLVYNGALLSSVYWPRTDLTVFESGRTPYNSSRLAILDEAGQFISSDNLMFNASDYGVGPKRRLTMDYDGILRLYSLNESSGFWELSWLPDGVDACSVHGLCGEYGVCTYKPQPSCACPHGFTRNDPSDGSKGCSPVFNLSHDSNNSEFMELLNTDYYGYDLEAYSTKVSFQECQKSCQNDTRCKGFGYTLDGLGRCFPKSLLLNGFSMPNTLQIMHIKIPKGFLSNEVLNGPVPYDLNCSAAQVVLQSSDVEAEKGNKNRYMDYLIGFVSSFAVIEAICIGLTWWYIFRKQAKEEFVNMGYIALAMGFKRFTYAELKKATNNFKQEIGKGGFGTVYKGVLDDERVVAVKRLDGVLQGDAEFWAEVSVIGNINHRNLVKLWGFCADNQHKLLVYEYLENGSLDKILFSDAELGLEQRYKIAVGTAKGLSYLHEECLEWVLHCDVKPQNILLDDQLEPKVADFGMSKLFTDIHGIKDMKGTGFSKARGTRGYMAPEWMMNLNIDAKADVYSYGIVLLELLSGKSASILISALAKEYNECNHVVQYVTEKIKKEGLKQVIDPRLLPEFELKKLERLMKVALLCVHEDRNARPAMSKVVEILLENIE, from the coding sequence ATGGAAGTTCTCAAACTTCTTGTTCTTTCGCTGTTTGCAGCCACGGTTGGTCGGAGTCAAGCAGGGTTGATAGGGCTACAAAGCCTAAGGCCGGGGAGCTCTTTGACAGTTGAGGAAGAAGGTGACTTCTTGGTTTCGCCCAACGGAACTTTCTCTGCTGGATTTTACCGCGTTGGCAGCAATGCATCTTGTTATTCAATATGGTTCACAAAGTCGGCCAATAAAACAGTGGTTTGGATGGCGAATAGAGACAGCCCGGTCAGCGTACGAGGATCCAAGCTAACCTTCCACAGAAATGGCAACCTGGTCTTAACTGATGGGGTTGGATCGATTATATGGTCAACCAACACTTTATCCAACACGGGCTTGGAAGCACGGCTTCTTGAGACCGGAAACCTGGTGCTGCTCAACCAAGAAAAGAAGGTCATCTGGCAGAGTTTTGATTTTCCCACGGATACACTTCTCCCGTCACAGAAATTTGTCAAGAACACAACCTTGGTGTCTATGAGAAGTCAAGGTACATACTTATCTGGATTTTACAACTTCAAATTTGACGATAATAATGTACTATATCTCGTATACAATGGCGCTCTACTTTCAAGTGTTTATTGGCCAAGGACGGACCTAACTGTTTTCGAGAGTGGTAGAACACCTTACAATAGTTCTAGACTAGCAATTCTGGATGAGGCCGGACAATTTATATCGAGTGACAATTTGATGTTCAATGCATCTGATTACGGGGTTGGCCCAAAACGCCGTTTAACAATGGATTATGATGGCATCTTAAGGTTGTACAGTCTAAATGAGTCATCCGGGTTTTGGGAACTGTCATGGTTGCCTGATGGTGTTGATGCGTGCTCGGTTCATGGCTTGTGTGGTGAATACGGTGTTTGCACTTACAAACCACAACCTAGTTGTGCTTGCCCTCATGGTTTCACCAGAAACGATCCTTCAGATGGGTCGAAAGGCTGCTCGCCAGTGTTCAATTTGAGCCATGATTCAAACAATTCAGAATTCATGGAGCTTCTCAACACAGATTACTATGGATATGACTTGGAAGCTTATTCTACTAAAGTTTCTTTTCAAGAATGCCAGAAATCGTGCCAAAACGATACAAGATGTAAAGGGTTCGGATATACTCTGGATGGACTTGGACGATGTTTCCCTAAAAGTTTACTCCTTAACGGATTTAGTATGCCAAACACTCTCCAAATCATGCATATCAAAATTCCGAAAGGCTTTCTGAGCAATGAAGTCCTAAACGGGCCAGTACCATACGATTTGAACTGTTCAGCGGCACAAGTTGTTCTCCAAAGTAGTGATGTTGAAGCGGAAAAGGGCAATAAAAATCGGTACATGGATTACCTGATTGGTTTTGTGAGCTCATTTGCGGTAATTGAAGCAATCTGCATTGGCTTGACATGGTGGTACATCTTCCGAAAGCAGGCTAAAGAGGAATTTGTGAACATGGGTTACATAGCATTAGCCATGGGATTCAAGCGCTTCACGTACGCAGAACTAAAAAAAGCAACCAATAATTTCAAGCAGGAGATAGGAAAAGGAGGCTTTGGAACCGTGTATAAAGGGGTCCTAGACGACGAAAGAGTTGTAGCTGTGAAGAGACTAGATGGTGTCTTGCAAGGAGATGCAGAGTTTTGGGCAGAGGTGAGTGTGATAGGGAATATCAATCACCGAAACTTGGTTAAACTGTGGGGTTTCTGCGCAGACAATCAGCATAAGCTTCTCGTCTATGAGTACCTTGAGAATGGATCATTGGACAAAATCTTGTTCTCAGATGCGGAACTAGGATTGGAGCAGAGATACAAGATTGCGGTAGGCACTGCAAAGGGTTTGTCATATTTACACGAGGAGTGCCTTGAGTGGGTGCTCCACTGCGATGTAAAGCCTCAAAACATACTGTTAGATGATCAGCTTGAACCTAAAGTGGCAGACTTTGGGATGTCAAAGCTATTCACAGATATCCATGGCATCAAAGACATGAAAGGGACAGGATTTTCAAAAGCGCGGGGCACCAGAGGTTATATGGCTCCAGAGTGGATGATGAACCTGAACATTGATGCCAAGGCGGATGTGTACAGCTATGGAATTGTTTTGCTGGAACTGCTGAGTGGAAAGAGCGCTTCGATTCTCATTTCAGCGCTTGCCAAAGAGTACAATGAGTGCAACCACGTGGTTCAATATGTGactgaaaagataaaaaaggaAGGGCTTAAGCAAGTGATTGACCCAAGACTACTGCCCGAATTCGAATTGAAGAAGCTCGAAAGATTGATGAAAGTTGCCCTGTTGTGTGTTCACGAGGACCGCAATGCAAGGCCAGCCATGAGTAAGGTTGTCGAGATTCTGCTTGAAAATATTGAGTGA